A DNA window from Lepidochelys kempii isolate rLepKem1 chromosome 9, rLepKem1.hap2, whole genome shotgun sequence contains the following coding sequences:
- the HEPH gene encoding hephaestin, whose product MESCRQLLPQSLFFLHLLLLLPFFAEGATRVYYLGICEVEWNYAPTGKNIITDRSIKDEPEASTFLQPGKDRVGSTYKKSVYKQYSDSTYTTEIPKPAWLGFLGPIIRAEVGDTITVHLKNFANRPHTVHPHGVFYKKDSEGSLYPDASSQDHKKDDAVPPGGNHTYTWTITEDYRPMADDPTCLTWVYHSHTDAPKDIASGLIGPLLTCKEGALTGTAQRRQDVDLDFFLMFSVIDENLSWHLDENIASFCTDPESVDKEDEEFQVSNRMHAINGYVYGNLPEMTMCAGDHVAWHLFGMGSETDIHTAFFHGQTLTIRGHRSNVASLFPATFVTADMIPSNTGRWLLNCQVNNHLQAGMEAVYEVRQCSQKAPESSLKGTVRRYYIAAKEVQWNYGPSGLDQSTGKSLQEPGSSSEQFFKHSVRRIGGTYWKAKYVEYTDATFRLEKQRSEEEMHLGILGPVIKAEVGDTVLVTFANKASWPFSIQPHGVFYGKEWEGTLYHDGLSWNGASVEPLRNFTYHWTIPQHVGPTANDPPCLTWMYSSAINPIQDTSSGLVGPLVICRPGTLNTSNKQKGIDKEFYLLFSVFDENLSWYLPANIKYYLRTQEAFVKKDEDFKESNRMHAINGFMFYNLPKLEVCKGDTVSWHFLGLGTDTDVHGAAFQGNTVQMNGMRRDATNLFPHSFATALMQPDHEGTFQIYCQTSNHYQSGMKAHYSVSKCGKGAPAPDPQYEEVRTHYIMAQEVEWDYSPDRSWELDHHNISGQESYGNQFLSNENGLLGSKYKKAIYREYTDGTFRIPKNRTSDEEHLGILGPFIWAEVGDVLNIVFKNNATQPYSIHAHGVLERNDGQVEAAKPGDIVTYRWDVPERSGPGPNDSVCVSWVYYSMVDPVKDLYSGLIGPLKVCRKGALGSDGRRKGINREFALLFLVFDENQSWYLEENVKTYAHGNQSKMQDEEFVESNKMHAINGKLYANLHGLTMHQGDWVNWYLLGMGQEIDVHTVHFHAETFTYRNGRSYRADVVDLFPGTFIMVEMVVGNPGTWLLHCHVSDHIHGGMETLYRVLPRPEPVPITLETKGETSPEDEDESHKVVVFGAKMAQEQVEITVIVLTVTGIVLFLVASFLLGIIIHLERQRRLRRNRRSILDDGFKLMSKNNQVI is encoded by the exons ATGGAATCTTGTCGGCAACTGCTGCCTCAGTCTCTGTTTTTCcttcatttgctgctgctgctgcccttctTTGCTGAAGGTGCCACCAGAGTCTATTACCTGGGTATCTGTGAGGTGGAATGGAATTATGCTCCAACAGGGAAGAACATAATCACAGACCGAAGCATTAAAGATGAACC AGAAGCCTCTACGTTCCTCCAGCCTGGCAAGGACAGGGTGGGAAGCACTTACAAAAAATCTGTGTATAAGCAATACTCAGACTCCACGTATACAACAGAGATCCCCAAACCTGCCTGGCTGGGATTTCTTGGGCCCATCATACGAGCAGAAGTGGGTGACACCATTACCGTGCACCTAAAAAACTTTGCCAACCGGCCACACACAGTCCATCCTCATGGCGTCTTCTACAAGAAGGACTCAGAAG GGTCCCTGTACCCCGATGCATCCTCACAGGATCATAAGAAGGATGATGCTGTTCCACCAGGAGGGAATCACACATATACGTGGACTATCACTGAAGATTACCGCCCGATGGCTGACGACCCAACCTGCTTGACCTGGGTCTACCACTCTCATACTGATGCCCCGAAGGACATTGCTTCTGGGTTGATTGGGCCATTACTGACATGCAAAGAAG GAGCTCTGACTGGCACAGCTCAAAGACGGCAAGACGTGGACCTTGATTTCTTTCTCATGTTCAGCGTGATTGATGAGAACCTGAGCTGGCACCTGGATGAGAACATTGCATCATTCTGCACAGACCCAGAATCTGTTGATAAGGAAGATGAGGAGTTCCAAGTGAGCAACAGAATGCATG CTATTAATGGTTATGTGTATGGGAACCTACCTGAGATGACAATGTGTGCTGGGGATCACGTGGCATGGCACCTCTTTGGGATGGGCAGTGAGACTGACATTCACACAGCCTTCTTCCATGGACAGACACTCACCATCAGAGGCCACAGGTCCAATGTGGCCAGCCTCTTTCCAGCCACTTTTGTTACAGCTGACATGATCCCCAGTAACACTGGGAGATGGCTTCTGAACTGTCAAGTCAACAATCACCTGCAAG CTGGAATGGAAGCAGTCTACGAAGTCAGACAGTGTTCTCAGAAAGCTCCAGAGTCCTCCCTGAAAGGGACAGTTCGGAGATACTATATAGCTGCAAAGGAAGTACAGTGGAATTATGGACCTTCAGGGCTTGACCAGAGCACCGGGAAAAGTCTTCAGGAGCCAggcag TTCTTCTGAGCAGTTCTTCAAGCATAGCGTCAGGCGGATTGGGGGAACCTACTGGAAGGCCAAGTATGTGGAATATACTGATGCAACGTTCCGGCTAGAAAAACAACGGTCAGAAGAAGAGATGCACCTTGGGATACTTG GTCCAGTGATAAAAGCTGAAGTGGGAGACACCGTCTTGGTGACATTTGCTAACAAAGCCTCTTGGCCCTTCAGTATCCAGCCCCATGGTGTGTTTTATGGAAAGGAATGGGAAGGAACGCTGTACCACGACG gtCTGTCATGGAATGGGGCTTCAGTTGAGCCTCTCCGTAACTTCACATACCACTGGACTATACCACAGCACGTTGGACCCACAGCCAATGACCCTCCTTGCCTGACCTGGATGTACTCCTCTGCGATAAATCCCATCCAAGATACCAGTTCCGGCTTAGTGGGCCCTCTGGTGATCTGCAGACCTGGGACTCTCAACACCAGCAACAAGCAG AAAGGGATCGACAAGGAATTTTATCTCCTGTTCAGTGTATTTGATGAGAACCTCAGCTGGTATTTACCTGCAAATATAAAATACTATTTGAGGACACAAGAGGCTTTCGTGAAAAAGGATGAAGACTTCAAGGAGTCCAACAGGATGCATG CGATTAATGGATTTATGTTCTATAACTTGCCCAAGCTGGAAGTGTGTAAAGGGGACACTGTGTCTTGGCACTTTCTGGGTCTGGGCACTGACACAGATGTGCATGGAGCTGCGTTCCAGGGAAACACTGTTCAGATGAACGGGATGAGGAGAGATGCAACCAATCTGTTCCCTCACTCGTTTGCTACTGCCCTCATGCAGCCTGATCATGAAG GCACGTTTCAGATCTACTGTCAGACTAGCAACCATTACCAGTCTGGGATGAAGGCGCATTACTCTGTTTCAAAGTGTGGCAAAGGGGCACCTGCTCCTGACCCCCAATACGAGGAGGTGCGGACACACTACATCATGGCACAAGAGGTGGAGTGGGATTACTCACCAGATCGCAGCTGGGAGCTGGACCACCATAACATCTCTGGGCAGGAAAG CTATGGCAACCAATTTCTCAGCAATGAGAACGGACTCCTGGGCTCCAAGTACAAAAAGGCAATTTACAGGGAATACACTGATGGAACATTCAGAATACCCAAGAACAGGACCAGCGATGAGGAGCATTTAGGGATATTGG GTCCTTTTATCTGGGCAGAAGTTGGAGATGTCCTCAACATTGTGTTTAAGAACAATGCTACACAACCCTACTCCATTCATGCACATGGGGTACTGGAAAGGAATGATGGACAGGTGGAAGCTGCAAAGCCTG gtgacattgtaacttACCGCTGGGACGTTCCTGAAAGATCCGGTCCAGGACCAAATGATTCTGTCTGCGTTTCTTGGGTTTACTACTCTATGGTGGATCCTGTAAAG GATTTGTACAGTGGCCTGATAGGCCCCCTAAAGGTCTGCCGTAAAGGGGCGCTGGGCTCTgatgggaggaggaagggcatCAACAGGGAGTTTGCACTCCTCTTCCTGGTTTTCGATGAAAATCAGTCCTGGTACCTGGAGGAAAATGTGAAAACGTATGCACATGGGAATCAGAGCAAAATGCAGGATGAAGAATTTGTGGAAAGCAACAAAATGCATG CCATCAATGGGAAGCTCTACGCAAACTTGCATGGATTGACCATGCACCAAGGAGACTGGGTTAACTGGTacctgctgggaatgggccagGAGATCGATGTGCATACAGTCCATTTTCATGCCGAGACCTTCACATACAGG AATGGCAGGAGTTACAGGGCAGATGTTGTGGATCTGTTCCCTGGGACCTTCATAATGGTGGAGATGGTGGTTGGGAATCCTGGGACGTGGTTGCTTCATTGCCATGTGTCAGATCATATTCATGGTGGCATGGAGACACTCTACAGAGTCTTACCCAGACCAG AGCCAGTGCCCATAACCTTAGAGACAAAAGGAG AGACCTCTCCTGAGGATGAGGACGAGTCCCATAAGGTCGTTGTGTTTGGAGCTAAGATGGCTCAGGAGCAAGTGGAGATCACAGTCATCGTTCTGACTGTTACAGGGATTGTGCTGTTCCTCGTTGCCAGCTTCCTGCTGGGCATAATCATCCACCTCGAGAGGCAAAGGAGGTTAAGACGCAACAGGAGGTCCATACTGGATGACGGGTTCAAACTCATGTCTAAAAACAATCAAGTAATTTAG